A window from Pseudomonas frederiksbergensis encodes these proteins:
- a CDS encoding antimicrobial resistance protein Mig-14 encodes MLNRFQGWRERGWAVVDASTYAQAWQRYGGSVATHPMVVERLSQLADIPVRYLAWEQNGEVKAAIPTWGRDLALSKDVLKRCGKKGLFDLGNAEFILPAAADAQAPLRHRGRYLSALNEGRFTGIKLQAEQLAMARTPEELSKKFRYNQRRELRLLEEAGGVVRPVAEFSSSELAAIYCDLFQRRWGFPATGAERMAEVIELLRDLLIGSVIFLNDAPIAIQLVYRVETPQWISVEYINGGVDPETREFSPGSVLSFINTQSAWEHARALGKPLRFSFGRADREYKDRWCNPVPVFTV; translated from the coding sequence ATGCTCAACCGATTTCAAGGCTGGCGCGAACGTGGCTGGGCGGTAGTCGACGCCTCGACATATGCCCAGGCCTGGCAACGATATGGCGGCAGTGTCGCCACTCATCCCATGGTGGTCGAGCGGCTTTCGCAGCTGGCCGACATTCCTGTGCGCTACCTGGCCTGGGAGCAAAACGGTGAAGTCAAAGCCGCGATCCCGACTTGGGGTCGCGATCTCGCCTTGTCCAAGGACGTGCTCAAGCGCTGCGGTAAAAAAGGCCTGTTCGACCTCGGTAATGCCGAGTTCATCCTGCCGGCCGCTGCCGATGCGCAAGCGCCGCTGCGTCATCGTGGACGCTACCTGTCGGCGCTGAACGAAGGCCGTTTTACCGGCATCAAGTTGCAGGCTGAACAGCTGGCGATGGCCCGCACACCCGAAGAACTGTCGAAGAAGTTTCGCTACAACCAGCGTCGTGAATTGCGATTGCTGGAAGAAGCGGGCGGAGTGGTTCGGCCGGTCGCGGAGTTTTCCAGCAGTGAACTGGCGGCGATCTATTGCGACCTGTTCCAGCGTCGCTGGGGGTTCCCGGCGACGGGGGCCGAGCGCATGGCGGAGGTCATCGAGTTGCTGCGTGATTTGCTGATCGGCTCGGTGATTTTTCTCAACGATGCGCCCATCGCGATTCAACTGGTCTACCGTGTCGAAACACCGCAGTGGATCAGCGTCGAGTACATCAATGGCGGCGTCGATCCCGAAACCCGCGAATTCAGTCCGGGCAGCGTGCTGAGCTTTATCAATACGCAAAGCGCCTGGGAGCATGCCCGGGCGTTGGGCAAACCGTTGCGCTTTTCTTTCGGTCGCGCCGACCGTGAATACAAGGATCGCTGGTGCAATCCTGTGCCGGTGTTCACCGTATGA
- a CDS encoding PIG-L deacetylase family protein: protein MNRKQQLLKRHRRNKRIGLLIALVLLIAVGVLVAWWLPLVLAVLGWITHEAWFADHLFYSPNDDYQYSFPPYTQQPKVHLDGERLRLDDGVMLVDDATLILALRIKSTWLGRFIDPVVELSGGDNPDRQTFERGVNGLRYLNLSGQAQVLSQGELRLRGRFCRLLGEPVLRAFEHPDYSRQRVMVIAPHADDAELAAFGLYSSASQSWIVTLTAGEIEAGHYQQMGLDGVEASRLKGSLRAWDSLSVPLWGGVPQERCIQLGYFCLQLPVMQSAPTEAVVSREAQLGDTRFFRRFNPFALGSDVDGIPSWNNLLADLSELIERIQPEVIVLPHPRFDPHPDHLCSQQAVMQALNGTAWQPGTLLHYANHLHDNDRWPMGDAGTGVTLPPQISNHEPLRPWALCLSAEKQWHKAMSLGMMHDLQPRLPLKRLLRRAIQRCLAARRWPAFGENEFFRKAVRRHELFWVQELSGKRETN, encoded by the coding sequence ATGAACCGCAAACAGCAATTGCTCAAGCGCCATCGGCGCAACAAACGCATCGGTCTGCTCATCGCGCTGGTGCTTTTGATTGCCGTGGGTGTGCTGGTGGCCTGGTGGCTGCCGCTGGTGCTCGCGGTTCTGGGCTGGATTACCCACGAAGCCTGGTTTGCCGACCATTTGTTTTATTCGCCCAACGACGATTATCAGTACAGCTTTCCACCGTACACCCAGCAGCCCAAGGTTCATCTCGACGGTGAGCGTTTGCGCCTGGATGACGGGGTCATGCTGGTCGATGACGCCACGCTGATCCTGGCGCTACGGATAAAAAGCACTTGGCTGGGGCGCTTCATCGATCCCGTGGTCGAGTTGTCGGGGGGAGATAACCCGGACCGACAAACGTTCGAGCGGGGTGTGAACGGCCTGCGTTACCTCAATCTCAGTGGTCAGGCGCAGGTTCTGTCGCAAGGTGAGTTACGCCTGCGCGGGCGGTTCTGCCGACTGCTGGGTGAGCCGGTGCTCAGGGCGTTCGAGCATCCGGATTACAGCCGTCAACGGGTGATGGTGATCGCACCCCATGCCGACGATGCCGAGTTGGCCGCATTCGGCCTGTACAGCAGCGCCAGTCAAAGCTGGATCGTGACCCTGACTGCCGGTGAAATCGAGGCCGGGCACTATCAGCAGATGGGGCTCGATGGCGTCGAAGCGTCCCGGTTGAAAGGCTCGCTTCGTGCCTGGGACAGCCTCAGCGTGCCGCTGTGGGGTGGTGTACCTCAGGAACGCTGCATTCAGTTGGGCTATTTCTGCCTGCAATTGCCCGTCATGCAAAGCGCGCCGACCGAGGCCGTGGTCTCCCGTGAGGCACAGCTGGGCGATACCCGATTTTTTCGACGGTTCAATCCGTTTGCCCTGGGCAGTGACGTCGATGGCATACCGTCCTGGAACAATCTGCTGGCCGACCTGAGTGAGTTGATCGAGCGTATTCAGCCTGAGGTCATCGTTTTGCCACATCCGCGTTTCGACCCGCACCCGGACCATCTATGCTCACAGCAGGCGGTAATGCAGGCACTGAACGGTACAGCCTGGCAGCCCGGCACCTTATTGCATTACGCCAATCATCTTCACGACAACGATCGCTGGCCAATGGGTGATGCCGGGACCGGTGTGACCCTGCCGCCACAGATCAGTAATCACGAACCGTTGCGGCCCTGGGCGCTTTGTCTGTCGGCTGAAAAGCAGTGGCACAAGGCTATGTCGTTGGGCATGATGCACGACCTTCAGCCCCGACTTCCCCTCAAGCGTCTACTTCGTCGGGCGATCCAACGTTGTCTGGCGGCCCGTCGCTGGCCGGCTTTCGGCGAAAACGAGTTCTTCCGTAAAGCGGTGCGACGCCACGAATTATTCTGGGTCCAAGAGCTGTCTGGAAAGAGAGAGACCAATTGA
- a CDS encoding glycosyltransferase produces the protein MKVLFLVQKEQRAILDRLYDGIAEHCDCDKRELTSAEQDDLRGYFRKHVDVTRYDRIVFFLRFKKEIRQVRFIQTLPNLVILEHDAYQNYIPCKYTGKFSAHYRKLPWVRVISSGFMVSQRLREEGFDAHFVPKGYDQALLQNCQRERDIELGFVGSLNSVAYAGRKAMLESVAEVENLLITRTKSGEEYCETLSRIRYFVSADVGMGEYMIKNFEAMACGCVLFAYDQGEAENRALGFVDMHNIVLYRTRDELREKLAVLRQSPQLTETISLAGQALVEQHYTFRAVGHAIVDALRAPLREHVPLGWKEKLRLSLGL, from the coding sequence TTGAAAGTTCTGTTTCTGGTGCAGAAAGAGCAGCGAGCGATCCTCGATCGACTGTACGACGGTATCGCCGAGCACTGCGACTGCGACAAGCGCGAGCTGACCAGCGCGGAGCAGGACGACCTGCGTGGATATTTCCGCAAGCATGTCGATGTGACCCGCTACGACCGGATAGTGTTTTTCCTGCGCTTCAAAAAAGAAATCAGACAGGTGAGGTTCATCCAGACCCTGCCCAATCTGGTTATTCTGGAACACGATGCGTACCAGAACTACATCCCGTGCAAGTACACCGGCAAGTTCAGCGCCCATTACCGCAAGCTGCCCTGGGTGCGGGTGATCAGCTCGGGCTTCATGGTCAGCCAGCGCTTGCGTGAGGAAGGGTTTGACGCGCATTTCGTGCCCAAGGGCTACGATCAGGCGTTGTTGCAAAACTGCCAGCGTGAACGTGATATCGAGCTGGGTTTCGTCGGTAGCCTCAACAGCGTGGCGTATGCCGGGCGCAAGGCCATGCTCGAGTCCGTGGCCGAAGTGGAGAACCTGCTGATCACGCGCACCAAGTCGGGCGAGGAATACTGCGAGACGTTAAGCCGGATCCGTTACTTCGTGAGTGCCGACGTCGGCATGGGCGAATACATGATCAAGAACTTCGAGGCCATGGCCTGTGGTTGTGTGCTGTTTGCTTACGATCAAGGGGAAGCAGAGAATCGCGCGCTGGGGTTTGTCGATATGCACAACATCGTGCTCTATCGAACCCGCGACGAACTCAGGGAAAAACTGGCGGTGTTGCGCCAGTCCCCACAGCTGACCGAGACCATTTCATTGGCCGGGCAGGCTTTGGTAGAGCAGCATTACACGTTCCGGGCGGTAGGACATGCGATCGTCGACGCCCTGCGTGCGCCGTTGCGCGAGCATGTTCCGCTGGGCTGGAAAGAAAAATTACGCTTGTCGCTGGGGCTGTGA
- a CDS encoding glycosyltransferase family A protein, with the protein MLFSETSDISVVITSCGRFDLLKRTLETFDRFNTAPIRKVFITEDSGDSAVEACIPEHWRAHTQFFINQPRLGQLRSIDAAYAQVQTSWIFHCEDDWDFYREGFIEESQCLLEEDPQALQVWLRSFNHDLMVHSPYVFLNERKVSHGIPFYVLGSQKAEWQGFSFNPGLRRRADYLMHAPYSGFSGEKDLSRLYAGENRYALILENDAVLHTGFGEHVVVPKERENKLRRKRLDRLKLIAALILGLAIGWVLHGI; encoded by the coding sequence ATGCTGTTCAGCGAGACTAGCGACATTTCGGTAGTAATCACTAGTTGCGGTCGCTTCGATCTGTTGAAGCGTACGCTCGAGACGTTTGACCGGTTCAACACGGCTCCCATTCGTAAGGTGTTCATTACCGAGGACTCCGGCGACAGCGCCGTAGAGGCCTGTATTCCGGAACACTGGAGAGCGCACACCCAGTTCTTCATCAACCAGCCACGCCTGGGGCAGTTGCGATCCATCGATGCCGCTTATGCCCAGGTGCAGACATCGTGGATTTTCCACTGTGAAGATGACTGGGACTTCTATCGCGAAGGGTTCATCGAAGAGTCCCAATGCCTGCTGGAAGAAGATCCCCAGGCACTGCAAGTGTGGTTGCGCAGCTTCAATCATGACCTGATGGTTCACAGTCCTTATGTGTTCCTGAACGAACGCAAAGTCAGCCATGGCATTCCTTTCTACGTACTGGGCTCGCAAAAAGCCGAGTGGCAAGGTTTTTCCTTTAATCCAGGGCTGCGCCGTCGTGCGGATTACTTGATGCATGCACCGTATTCCGGTTTCTCCGGGGAGAAAGACCTGTCGCGCCTGTACGCTGGCGAGAACCGCTATGCGTTGATTCTGGAAAACGACGCGGTACTGCACACCGGCTTCGGAGAGCATGTAGTGGTTCCGAAGGAGCGGGAGAACAAGTTACGGCGTAAACGTCTCGATCGGCTGAAGCTGATTGCAGCTCTTATCTTGGGTCTGGCAATAGGTTGGGTGCTCCATGGAATTTAG
- a CDS encoding O-antigen ligase family protein, which translates to MKPAKNTLTYFGAVLCLFLLSFVVGWSSKWTNNLFYVLMALPGLVFLIKERGAGLLKEPMAWGWLAFILWFLVPATIAGQLQFYKHVFYVLMFVMVAAALTDPQFFRSAAFIRAQFWILTLYIFGSALYGWATGEFAVGSRVAILPARLENVIYASIWLFCALALALPIWLKERKYIEGGLAIVLSVFAVAFVLQTRTAFVGAVFLFGIWLLYGIYLKPRLVGTAVAIGAVVSGLLFLMVHNEAWYQSLWTRGDSYRIEIFQIMVGEWRHCGWTLGCGINFHTAQVLDGSMPIQHPHNIFVALGLYSGGVALALFVALMVASLWQAWRLRDAWGMYLACALVMLNFDGSLLIGNPDELWPLVLLPAAMILSRVLKTRQPALA; encoded by the coding sequence ATGAAGCCAGCAAAGAACACCTTGACCTATTTCGGCGCAGTGCTTTGCCTGTTTCTGTTGAGCTTTGTGGTGGGCTGGTCGTCGAAGTGGACCAACAACCTGTTCTACGTCCTGATGGCATTGCCGGGCCTGGTCTTCCTGATCAAGGAGCGCGGTGCGGGCTTGCTCAAGGAGCCAATGGCATGGGGCTGGCTGGCGTTCATTCTGTGGTTTCTGGTACCTGCGACGATTGCCGGGCAGTTGCAATTCTACAAACACGTCTTCTATGTACTGATGTTCGTGATGGTGGCCGCAGCCCTCACCGATCCGCAGTTTTTCCGCAGCGCAGCTTTTATTCGCGCTCAGTTCTGGATTCTGACGTTGTACATTTTCGGCAGTGCGCTCTACGGATGGGCAACCGGTGAGTTCGCCGTCGGTAGCCGGGTGGCGATACTTCCGGCACGCCTGGAGAATGTCATCTACGCCAGCATCTGGCTGTTTTGTGCGTTGGCGCTGGCGCTGCCAATCTGGCTCAAGGAGCGAAAGTATATCGAGGGTGGCCTGGCCATCGTGTTGTCGGTGTTCGCGGTAGCCTTCGTCCTGCAGACGCGTACTGCGTTCGTGGGGGCTGTGTTCCTGTTTGGCATCTGGTTGCTTTACGGTATTTATCTCAAGCCGCGGCTGGTTGGCACTGCGGTGGCGATTGGCGCGGTTGTTTCAGGCCTGTTGTTCCTGATGGTGCACAACGAAGCCTGGTACCAGTCCCTCTGGACTCGAGGCGATTCGTACCGTATCGAAATCTTCCAGATCATGGTCGGCGAGTGGCGCCACTGTGGCTGGACGCTGGGCTGCGGCATCAACTTTCATACCGCCCAGGTGCTCGATGGCTCTATGCCGATTCAGCATCCACACAACATTTTCGTAGCGCTGGGGCTGTACAGCGGCGGGGTCGCGCTGGCGTTGTTCGTCGCGCTGATGGTCGCAAGCCTTTGGCAGGCCTGGCGTCTGCGCGACGCGTGGGGAATGTACCTGGCGTGTGCGCTGGTGATGCTGAATTTCGATGGCAGTTTGCTGATCGGTAACCCTGACGAATTGTGGCCACTGGTGCTGCTGCCCGCCGCGATGATCCTCTCTCGAGTGCTGAAGACGCGACAACCTGCGCTGGCGTAA
- a CDS encoding toluene tolerance protein, which yields MQALDHTRYLALREGAQVLEADGSGDKVLRLTDGSILKLFRRKRLLTSAAWYPYAKRFADNCDALRERHIPCPTIRQVYRIASIERDAVHYDPLPGQTLRQLLDIQGDADPLRGQLGVFMATLHERGIYFRSAHLGNIVLTPEHQLGLIDIADLRVYRRPLRKTLRLRNFKHMVRYPQDRQWLLDSRGEVFMQHYGQTQSICSKEELSVALQK from the coding sequence ATGCAAGCGCTTGATCACACCCGATATCTCGCCCTGCGCGAGGGAGCACAAGTCCTTGAAGCGGATGGTTCGGGGGACAAGGTTCTGCGGTTGACGGACGGTTCAATACTCAAACTGTTTCGCCGCAAACGCCTGCTGACGTCGGCCGCGTGGTACCCGTACGCCAAACGCTTTGCCGACAACTGCGATGCATTGCGTGAACGGCACATCCCCTGCCCCACGATTCGTCAGGTTTACCGTATTGCGAGTATCGAGCGCGATGCCGTGCACTACGATCCGCTGCCGGGCCAGACCCTGCGTCAGCTGCTGGACATCCAGGGCGATGCCGATCCGTTGCGCGGCCAATTGGGGGTCTTCATGGCCACTTTGCATGAGCGGGGGATTTACTTTCGCTCGGCGCACCTGGGCAACATCGTACTCACACCCGAACATCAGCTGGGTCTGATCGACATCGCCGACCTGCGGGTGTATCGCCGTCCGCTGCGCAAGACGCTGCGGCTGCGCAACTTCAAGCATATGGTGCGTTACCCGCAAGATCGCCAATGGCTGCTCGACAGTCGCGGCGAAGTCTTCATGCAGCATTATGGCCAGACCCAGAGCATCTGCTCCAAGGAAGAGCTGAGCGTCGCACTGCAAAAATGA
- the msbA gene encoding lipid A export permease/ATP-binding protein MsbA, with protein sequence MTSPDLPAPSSLKIYLRLLSYVRPYWGMFAISIVGFVIFASTQPMLAGILKYFVDGLSNPEAVLFPTVPYLQDLQLLMAVPLLIILIAAWQGLGSFLGNYYLAKVSLGLVHDLRVELFNKLLVLPNRYFDTHNSGHLISRITFNVTMVTGAATDAIKVVIREGLTVVFLFAYLLWMNWKLTLVMLAILPIIAVMVSSTSKKFRKQSKKIQVAMGDVTHVASETIQGYRVVRSFGGESYEERRFAEASQGNTDKQLRMTKTGAVYTPMLQLVIYTAMAVLMFLVLFLRGDATAGDLVAYITAAGLLPKPIRQLSEVSSTIQKGVAGAESIFEQLDVEPEVDLGTVERDRVSGHLEVRNLSFTYPGTEREVLKNISFTAAPGQMIALVGRSGSGKSTLASLIPRFYHHETGEIMLDDVEIEDYRLRNLRRHVAQVTQHVTLFNDTIANNIAYGDLAGAPRADIEKAATDAYAMDFISEMPQGLDTQVGENGVLLSGGQRQRLAIARALLKNAPLLILDEATSALDTESERHIQAALDQVMKGRTTLVIAHRLSTIEKADLILVMDHGEIVERGTHAQLLAQNGYYSRLHAMGLDAPVGDIA encoded by the coding sequence ATGACCAGCCCTGATTTGCCTGCGCCGTCGAGCTTGAAGATTTACCTGCGCCTGCTGTCGTATGTGCGCCCGTACTGGGGCATGTTTGCCATCAGTATCGTCGGCTTTGTGATTTTTGCCTCGACGCAGCCCATGCTCGCAGGGATTCTCAAATATTTCGTCGATGGCTTGAGCAACCCCGAAGCGGTGCTCTTCCCGACTGTTCCCTATCTGCAAGATTTGCAGTTGCTGATGGCCGTGCCGCTGCTGATCATCCTGATCGCCGCCTGGCAAGGACTGGGCTCTTTCCTGGGCAATTACTACCTGGCCAAAGTATCGCTGGGGCTGGTCCACGACTTGCGGGTCGAGCTGTTCAACAAGTTGCTGGTATTGCCCAACCGTTATTTCGACACTCATAACTCCGGGCACCTGATTTCGCGCATCACCTTTAACGTGACCATGGTCACCGGTGCTGCCACGGACGCCATCAAAGTGGTCATTCGTGAAGGCCTGACCGTGGTGTTCCTGTTTGCTTACCTGCTGTGGATGAACTGGAAGCTGACGTTGGTAATGCTGGCAATCCTGCCAATCATCGCAGTGATGGTGAGCAGCACCAGCAAAAAATTCCGCAAGCAGAGCAAGAAAATCCAGGTGGCGATGGGCGATGTGACTCACGTCGCCTCCGAAACCATCCAGGGCTATCGCGTGGTGCGCAGCTTCGGTGGCGAAAGCTATGAAGAGCGTCGTTTCGCCGAAGCCAGCCAGGGCAACACCGACAAGCAACTGCGCATGACCAAGACCGGTGCGGTCTACACGCCCATGCTGCAATTGGTGATCTACACCGCCATGGCGGTGCTGATGTTCCTGGTGCTGTTCCTGCGCGGCGATGCCACCGCCGGTGATTTGGTGGCCTACATCACCGCGGCGGGCCTGTTGCCCAAGCCGATTCGGCAACTGTCGGAAGTCAGCTCGACCATCCAGAAAGGCGTTGCCGGCGCCGAGAGCATTTTCGAGCAACTGGACGTCGAGCCAGAGGTTGACCTGGGTACCGTCGAGCGTGATCGCGTCAGCGGCCACCTGGAAGTGCGCAACCTGAGCTTCACCTATCCAGGGACCGAGCGTGAAGTGCTGAAGAACATCAGCTTCACGGCAGCACCGGGGCAAATGATCGCCCTGGTCGGTCGCTCGGGTAGCGGCAAGTCGACCCTGGCCAGCCTGATCCCGCGTTTCTATCACCACGAAACCGGGGAAATCATGCTCGATGACGTGGAAATCGAAGACTATCGCCTGCGTAATCTGCGTCGACACGTGGCACAGGTGACGCAGCATGTGACCCTGTTCAACGACACCATCGCCAACAACATCGCCTACGGTGACCTGGCCGGCGCCCCACGTGCCGACATTGAAAAGGCCGCCACGGATGCTTACGCGATGGACTTCATCTCGGAAATGCCGCAAGGCCTGGACACCCAGGTCGGCGAAAACGGCGTGTTGTTGTCCGGTGGCCAGCGTCAGCGTCTGGCGATTGCCCGGGCCTTGTTGAAGAACGCACCGTTGCTGATTCTCGACGAGGCAACGTCGGCGCTTGATACCGAGTCCGAGCGACACATTCAGGCGGCACTGGATCAGGTCATGAAAGGTCGCACCACGCTGGTGATCGCTCACCGGTTGTCGACCATCGAGAAAGCCGACCTGATCCTGGTCATGGATCATGGTGAAATCGTCGAGCGCGGCACCCACGCTCAACTGCTGGCGCAAAACGGCTACTACTCGCGCCTGCATGCGATGGGCCTCGATGCTCCGGTTGGCGACATCGCCTGA
- the hldE gene encoding bifunctional D-glycero-beta-D-manno-heptose-7-phosphate kinase/D-glycero-beta-D-manno-heptose 1-phosphate adenylyltransferase HldE yields the protein MKLSMPRFDQAPVLVVGDVMLDRYWHGGTSRISPEAPVPVVKVEQIEDRPGGAANVALNIAALGAPASLLGVTGDDEAADSLANSLKGAGVRAVFQRIAHQPTIVKLRVMSRHQQLLRIDFEEPFATDALALGEQVDELLEGIKVLVLSDYGKGALKNHQVLIQAARARGIPVLADPKGKDFSIYRGASLITPNLSEFETIVGGCADEHELVSKGAQLMHDLDLGALLVTRGEHGMTLLRPDHPALHLPARAREVFDVTGAGDTVISTLAAAIAAGEELPHAVALANLAAGIVVGKLGTAAISAPELRRAIQREEGSERGVLGLEQLLLAVDDARAHKEKIVFTNGCFDILHAGHVTYLEQARAQGDRLIVAVNDDASVSRLKGPGRPINSVDRRMAVLAGLGAVDWVISFAEGTPENLLREVKPDVLVKGGDYGIEQVVGADIVTAYGGTVKVLGLVENSSTTAIVEKIRKSE from the coding sequence ATGAAGTTGTCCATGCCGCGATTCGATCAAGCCCCTGTCTTGGTGGTCGGCGATGTCATGCTCGACCGTTACTGGCATGGTGGTACCTCACGGATTTCCCCTGAGGCGCCGGTACCGGTAGTCAAGGTCGAGCAAATCGAGGACCGCCCGGGCGGTGCCGCCAACGTTGCGTTGAACATTGCCGCCCTCGGCGCCCCGGCCTCGCTGCTCGGCGTGACCGGTGACGATGAAGCCGCCGACAGCCTGGCCAACAGCCTCAAGGGCGCTGGCGTGCGAGCGGTGTTCCAGCGCATTGCGCACCAGCCGACCATCGTCAAGCTGCGGGTCATGAGCCGTCACCAGCAACTGCTGCGTATCGACTTCGAAGAACCTTTCGCCACCGACGCGCTGGCGTTGGGCGAGCAAGTCGACGAATTGCTCGAAGGCATCAAAGTGCTGGTGCTGTCCGACTACGGCAAAGGCGCGCTAAAAAACCATCAGGTGCTGATCCAGGCCGCCCGTGCCCGTGGCATTCCGGTGCTGGCCGACCCCAAGGGCAAGGATTTCTCGATCTACCGGGGTGCAAGCCTGATCACCCCGAACCTCAGCGAATTCGAAACCATCGTAGGTGGTTGCGCCGATGAGCACGAGCTGGTGAGCAAGGGCGCGCAGCTGATGCACGACCTCGACCTCGGCGCGTTGCTGGTGACCCGCGGCGAACACGGCATGACCCTGTTGCGGCCGGATCATCCGGCGCTGCACCTGCCGGCCCGTGCCCGTGAAGTGTTCGATGTGACCGGTGCCGGCGACACGGTGATTTCCACCCTCGCCGCCGCCATTGCCGCAGGCGAAGAACTGCCCCACGCGGTGGCCCTGGCCAACCTGGCGGCGGGCATCGTGGTCGGCAAACTCGGTACGGCAGCCATCAGCGCGCCGGAACTGCGTCGCGCCATCCAGCGTGAAGAAGGTTCGGAGCGCGGTGTGCTTGGCCTGGAGCAACTGTTACTGGCCGTCGATGATGCGCGTGCGCATAAAGAGAAGATCGTCTTCACCAACGGCTGCTTCGACATTTTGCACGCCGGCCACGTGACCTACCTCGAACAGGCGCGGGCTCAGGGTGATCGCCTGATCGTGGCGGTCAACGACGATGCGTCGGTCAGCCGACTGAAAGGTCCGGGTCGTCCGATCAACAGCGTCGACCGTCGCATGGCTGTTCTGGCAGGTCTGGGCGCCGTGGATTGGGTGATCAGCTTCGCTGAAGGCACCCCGGAAAACCTGCTGCGCGAGGTCAAGCCGGATGTGCTGGTCAAGGGCGGGGACTATGGGATCGAGCAGGTCGTCGGCGCAGACATCGTGACCGCTTACGGCGGAACGGTGAAAGTGCTGGGGCTGGTGGAAAACAGCTCGACTACCGCGATTGTCGAGAAGATCCGCAAGTCCGAGTAA
- a CDS encoding metal ABC transporter ATPase: MPRTLIRKNPSNFKTLPLFVEATPEGLSYQSVGMPLNFSQTLQRRRPVTVADTQRFSLELANLGVSVRLTLHWQNRDYWVLVRQRRQDRGDVVLKLISGYVPAHELNLPLHTAIQEIAEECLLETPEGWLGGRFNDTWLPAPYSSALHYREALPFRLTPLSGSARPVRCAKMQLIERPRAYVHLPTASLQLIYDLRLDVPKEAKSLSLFHVDERLEGDQLVARLDRKRPDLYLMPLQDGQPMAELYTLKKDQLYPASTRGLYLAESFAQQEGWLVRDERIRWKDWVRQQGLSPPGKDSGLARLRGKAKLLLKRIVPRKKVSS; the protein is encoded by the coding sequence ATGCCGCGTACGCTCATAAGAAAGAACCCGAGCAACTTCAAGACCCTGCCGTTATTCGTCGAAGCGACTCCCGAAGGCCTGAGTTATCAAAGCGTCGGGATGCCGCTCAATTTCTCCCAGACGCTGCAACGTCGCCGCCCGGTGACGGTCGCCGACACTCAGCGGTTTTCGCTGGAGCTGGCCAACCTCGGGGTCTCGGTGCGCCTGACCCTGCATTGGCAGAACCGCGATTACTGGGTGTTGGTTCGTCAGCGTCGGCAAGACCGCGGCGATGTAGTGCTCAAGCTGATCTCCGGTTACGTGCCCGCCCATGAACTGAACCTGCCACTGCACACCGCGATTCAGGAAATTGCCGAAGAGTGCCTGCTGGAAACCCCGGAAGGCTGGCTCGGCGGGCGTTTCAACGACACGTGGCTGCCGGCGCCCTACTCGTCCGCGCTGCATTACCGTGAAGCCTTGCCGTTTCGCCTGACGCCGTTGTCCGGTTCGGCGCGGCCGGTGCGTTGCGCCAAGATGCAGTTGATCGAACGCCCGCGGGCCTACGTGCATTTGCCGACGGCCTCGCTGCAATTGATCTATGACTTGCGCCTGGACGTGCCCAAGGAGGCCAAATCCCTGAGCCTGTTCCATGTCGACGAACGACTGGAAGGCGATCAACTGGTGGCCCGCCTTGATCGCAAACGTCCCGATTTGTATTTGATGCCGCTGCAGGACGGTCAACCGATGGCCGAGCTCTACACCCTGAAAAAGGATCAGCTGTACCCGGCGAGTACTCGCGGGTTGTACCTGGCAGAGAGTTTTGCCCAGCAGGAAGGCTGGCTGGTGAGGGATGAACGGATTCGCTGGAAGGATTGGGTGCGGCAACAGGGCTTGAGCCCGCCGGGGAAAGATTCAGGTTTGGCGCGGTTGCGTGGGAAGGCCAAGCTATTACTGAAAAGAATCGTACCGCGTAAAAAAGTCAGCTCCTGA